Proteins co-encoded in one Yamadazyma tenuis chromosome 1, complete sequence genomic window:
- the CAR2 gene encoding ornithine aminotransferase (EggNog:ENOG503NUZV; COG:E): MSESHISSVTAKQYEEEYSAHNYHPLPVVFSKALGAHVWDPEGNEYLDFLSAYSAVNQGHCHPKIIAALVEQASKLTLCSRAFSSDVFGQYAKYVTEFFNYEMVLPMNTGAEAVETGLKLARKWGYIKKGIPENEAIILAAENNFHGRTLGIISMSTDPEATTKFGPYLSGVGPQIPGESKGTLLRYGVIEDVETAFKNAGDKIAAILLEPIQGEAGIVVPPKGYLTRVQELCKEHNVLLICDEIQTGIARTGKMLCYEHSENVKPDIVLLGKAISGGVTPVSAVLSSKDIMLCLEPGSHGSTYGGNPLSCAVAMAALQVVKDENLVQRSQQLGDLLFEKLEQLKKEFGGIIAEVRGKGLLSAIVIDDTKTNGRSAWDLCLVMKDHGVLAKPTHDHIIRLAPPLVISEEDLLKGVEAIKQSLIKLPNAPKAHH; the protein is encoded by the coding sequence ATGTCTGAATCTCACATATCATCCGTTACTGCCAAGCAGTACGAAGAAGAGTACTCTGCGCACAACTACCACCCTTTACCCGTGGTTTTCTCCAAGGCCCTAGGCGCACACGTCTGGGACCCCGAAGGTAACGAGTACCTTGACTTTTTATCTGCGTATTCTGCTGTTAACCAAGGCCATTGTCATCCAAAGATCATTGCTGCGTTGGTGGAGCAGGCTTCAAAGTTGACGTTATGCTCCAGAGCCTTTTCCTCcgatgtttttggacaGTATGCCAAGTACGTGActgaatttttcaactacGAAATGGTTTTACCTATGAACACCGGTGCTGAGGCCGTGGAAACTGGCTTGAAATTGGCCAGAAAATGGGGGTACATCAAGAAGGGAATTCCAGAGAACGAGGCCATTATCTTGGCTGCTGAAAACAACTTCCACGGAAGAACCTTGGGAATTATTTCCATGTCCACTGACCCAGaggccaccaccaagtttgGTCCTTACTTGAGTGGCGTGGGTCCACAGATTCCAGGAGAATCTAAGGGAACTCTCTTGAGATACGGtgttattgaagatgttgaaaccGCTTTTAAGAATGCGGGTGACAaaattgcagccattttGTTAGAGCCTATCCAAGGTGAAGCTGGTATTGTAGTTCCTCCAAAGGGCTACTTAACTCGAGTACAAGAATTGTGTAAGGAACATAATGTCTTGTTGATTTGTGACGAAATCCAAACTGGTATTGCCAGAACCGGAAAAATGTTGTGTTACGAACACTCTGAGAATGTCAAGCCAGACATAGTGTTGTTAGGAAAAGCCATTTCTGGAGGTGTCACTCCCGTGTCGGCCGTGTTGTCCTCCAAAGATATCATGTTGTGCTTAGAACCAGGTTCTCATGGATCTACTTATGGAGGAAACCCATTGAGTTGTGCCGTGGCCATGGCTGCTTTGCAGGTGGTGAAAGATGAAAATTTGGTACAAAGATCCCAGCAATTGGGTGACTTGTTGTTCGAAAAGTTGgagcagttgaagaaagaatttGGTGGAATCATTGCTGAAGTCAGAGGTAAAGGTTTGTTGTCTGCTATTGTAATTGACGATACCAAAACCAACGGCAGATCCGCCTGGGACCTTTGTTTGGTTATGAAAGACCACGGAGTCTTGGCCAAGCCTACACACGATCATATCATCAGATTGGCTCCTCCTTTGGTGATctcagaagaagatttaTTAAAGGGTGTTGAGGCCATAAAACAATCTTTGATTAAGTTACCAAATGCTCCAAAGGCCCACCATTAA
- the ECM7 gene encoding Calcium uptake protein (EggNog:ENOG503P0KD; COG:S), whose protein sequence is MLVPGKVFTAFHNLSLQARSLMVLRFSLALVAFCMYMVSLIGPLLTTKFYYVRINCSHLDVSKGIYESLRNSVSHSTTDPKYQNMGSRLPIDTSLTNSEITILSEYAEEKVEHAPQYFVGSLWQFCVGYYNITESTDSSGDITYTTHNDRLVCTKDSSQRSVFNYRATMESYSMDGVLAYSLQSSQYTDAKYNRAVAQQLRRYKSVPISLVLTCIFSLSCTVFTYVLYSNRKGSRDLTNVPKFLLHGMAVASVTPFVAGAVSTCSITLLSRNLRSDINSSFGSFGITLQMGILWYTITCFGLGATILQMLSWIIPVWCANPPEENQSSESYYYSRSGDIGKRFTSTVHLHTISSIPSTDPRDTLLYASDSEASDLDDHSSIHETVASGKERDVFYDYKEEKENNKLRKLGESLSRNTSVRHLNRKVIKRPTMTSIEEMSAADVKNAIYNSNEYSPLPHHYRVETFDGFGGDNSHFRHNPANNPFLTTNDIQDIADDESVDDKY, encoded by the coding sequence ATGCTTGTCCCAGGAAAGGTGTTCACAGCCTTTCACAACCTCAGCCTCCAGGCCAGGTCCCTTATGGTACTACGGTTTCTGTTGGCCCTTGTGGCATTTTGCATGTACATGGTGTCGTTAATCGGGCCTTTGTTGACAACGAAATTCTACTATGTTAGAATCAATTGTTCTCATTTGGATGTATCAAAAGGCATCTACGAAAGCTTGAGGAACTCGGTTTCCCACTCGACGACGGACCCAAAGTACCAGAATATGGGCTCCAGACTTCCAATAGACACCTCACTTACAAATAGTGAAATCACCATCTTGTCAGAATATGCCGAGGAGAAAGTCGAACACGCTCCACAGTACTTTGTGGGATCTTTGTGGCAGTTCTGTGTGGGTTACTATAATATAACAGAGCTGACAGATTCCAGTGGTGACATCACATACACAACTCATAACGATCGGTTGGTGTGTACTAAAGATTCGTCTCAACGATCAGTTTTCAACTACAGGGCCACCATGGAATCGTATAGTATGGATGGAGTTCTTGCATACTCGCTCCAGTCGTCTCAGTACACGGACGCGAAGTACAACCGGGCGGTAGCTCAGCAGTTGCGCCGGTACAAATCGGTCCCTATCTCGTTGGTTTTGACTTGCATCTTTAGCTTATCGTGCACCGTGTTTACCTACGTGTTGTACAGCAACAGAAAGGGCCTGCGTGACTTGACCAATGTCCCCAAGTTCTTGCTTCATGGAATGGCTGTGGCGTCCGTGACTCCCTTTGTGGCAGGGGCAGTATCCACATGTAGCATCACCCTCTTGCTGCGAAACCTTCGCAGTGATATCAACCTGAGTTTTGGGTCATTTGGAATCACCCTTCAGATGGGGATACTTTGGTATACAATCACCTGCTTCGGTCTTGGGGCCACCATCTTACAGATGTTGAGCTGGATAATTCCCGTGTGGTGTGCCAACCCACCGGAGGAGAATCAGCTGAGTGAGTCTTATTACTACTCCAGGTCGGGTGACATTGGTAAGAGGTTTACCTCGACTGTGCACTTGCACACTATCTCCAGCATCCCATCTACCGATCCTCGTGATACGCTTTTGTACGCCAGTGATTCAGAAGCTTCTGACTTGGATGACCACTCTTCCATCCACGAGACCGTGGCCTCCGGTAAGGAACGAGATGTGTTTTATGATTATAAGGAGGAGAAAGAGAATAATAAGTTAAGGAAATTGGGAGAAAGTCTTTCACGAAATACGTCTGTTCGGCACTTGAACCGTAAAGTTATCAAGAGACCCACCATGACACTGATAGAAGAAATGTCTGCTGCTGATGTGAAGAATGCCATATACAACAGCAACGAATACTCCCCGTTGCCTCACCACTATAGAGTTGAGACCTTTGACGGGTTTGGCGGTGACAACAGCCATTTTAGACATAATCCGGCCAACAACCCATTTTTAACGACGAACGATATCCAAGATATTGCAGACGACGAGTCTGTGGATGACAAATATTAA
- a CDS encoding methyltransferase (EggNog:ENOG503NUGD; COG:S; BUSCO:EOG09263IT0) — protein sequence MTIGENTPKETKPPLDTRIGKDSPFTFGQRFLENEEEVFNHNAWDHVEWGPEQIEQCQKLIEVQYENPVKDFDKKLYNSNPAKYWDIFYKHNRENFFKDRKWLQIEFPSLFKFTSEDYQEKTSILEIGCGAGNTFFPILEQNKNPNLKIFGCDYSKVAVDLVRSNSAFKENSELGIAYSSVWDVANVQGEIPEDLEQNSCDVIIMVFIFSALHPDQWEQAISNLKKCLKPGGQILFRDYGRYDLAQVRFKKNRLLQDNFYIRGDGTRVYFFTEEELREIFTVTGPFKELQIATDRRLLVNRKKQLKMYRNWLQAVFTIDS from the coding sequence ATGACGATCGGAGAGAACACCCCAAAAGAAACCAAACCACCTTTGGACACCAGAATCGGCAAAGATTCGCCCTTCACATTCGGACAGCGTTTCCTCGAGAACGAGGAGGAGGTTTTTAACCACAACGCCTGGGACCATGTGGAATGGGGTCCTGAACAGATTGAACAGTGTCAGAAGCTCATAGAAGTACAATATGAAAACCCCGTCAAAGACTTCGACAAGAAGCTCTACAACTCAAACCCCGCCAAGTACTGGGATATATTCTACAAGCATAACCGtgaaaacttcttcaaggacCGTAAATGGCTTCAAATTGAATTCCCttcattattcaagtttACCAGTGAAGACTATCAGGAAAAGACTTCGATATTGGAGATCGGGTGTGGTGCTGGAAACACGTTTTTCCCCATATTGGAGCAGAACAAGAACCCaaatttgaagatcttTGGGTGTGATTACTCGAAAGTTGCAGTCGATCTCGTACGGTCCAACTCAGCGTTTAAGGAAAACAGCGAATTGGGAATAGCTTATTCTTCTGTGTGGGATGTGGCCAATGTTCAGGGGGAGATTCCCGAAGACCTCGAGCAGAACTCGTGTGATGTGATTATCATGGTGTTCATTTTTTCAGCTTTACATCCTGATCAGTGGGAACAAGCCATTtcgaatttgaagaagtgttTGAAGCCGGGTGGACAGATTTTATTCCGAGATTATGGTAGGTATGACTTGGCCCAAGTACggttcaagaaaaacagGTTGTTGCAAGACAATTTCTATATCAGAGGAGATGGCACCAGGGTGTATTTCTtcactgaagaagaattaaGAGAAATCTTCACGGTAACCGGCCCGttcaaagagcttcaaATAGCCACTGATAGACGGTTATTGGTCAATCGGAAGAAGCAGCTCAAAATGTATAGAAACTGGTTGCAGGCAGTGTTTACGATAGACAGTTGA
- the GAL1 gene encoding galactokinase (COG:G; EggNog:ENOG503NVCX), with the protein MSDLVPTFHDLSFYPTVETQTTRYNNLVKSFADHFSGEKPAFLARAPGRVNLIGDHIDYVYFSSLPMAIENDLVAAVSTTNNFAVNVINTDTKYEATTFDLPQDSLLTINKEAFHWTNYVKCGFLVAAKFLHDKHGYKYSDFKGLNIVYDGTVPTGGGLSSSAAISVCSALLFLRANGYTSITKLDLTAITVVSEHYLGMNTGGMDQCASVYGEKSKAMLVHYQPQIYGEIFAFPVIKPYDMVLLISNSLVEANKVETAPTNYNLRVVEFAVAAELLAKRADLKLVADSSLGTGTFRGFLDNYCEQKLGWPHWDGHNIDQALKMFEAILQVVEELYTPEERDGFTTEEAATDLGLTTEQFTQRYLSKYPVRYEKMKLYIRSKHVFTESMNVFRVLKLLSSEPKPTFLQELGQIINDSQYTCAHGVQNSTADIDQICDIALKNGSYGSRVTGAGFGGSVVHITTTDKIDQLTKALTEQYYQKNFPGITQETLDSALIITKPSAGASLVEL; encoded by the coding sequence ATGTCTGATTTAGTTCCAACCTTCCACGATTTATCTTTTTACCCTACAGTAGAAACCCAAACTACAAGGTACAACAACCTTGTCAAGTCTTTTGCGGACCATTTTTCGGGTGAGAAACCAGCGTTTCTTGCCAGGGCTCCCGGAAGAGTTAACTTGATTGGAGACCACATCGACTACGTGTACTTCAGCTCGTTGCCCATGGCCATTGAGAATGATCTCGTGGCCGCTGTTTCAACCACTAACAACTTTGCCGTCAATGTTATCAACACTGATACAAAGTACGAAGCAACTACCTTTGATTTGCCTCAAGATAGTCTTTTGACAATCAACAAAGAAGCATTCCACTGGACCAACTACGTCAAGTGTGGGTTCCTTGTGGCAGCCAAATTCTTGCACGACAAGCACGGATACAAGTACTCCGACTTTAAGGGCTTGAATATTGTCTATGACGGGACAGTACCTACTGGAGGTGGattatcttcttctgctgccATTAGTGTGTGTTCGGCATTGTTGTTCTTGCGGGCCAATGGCTacaccagcatcaccaagttAGATTTGACAGCCATCACGGTTGTATCGGAACACTACTTGGGTATGAATACTGGTGGAATGGATCAATGTGCGTCTGTGTACGGAGAAAAATCCAAGGCCATGTTGGTTCACTACCAACCCCAAATATATGGAGAGATTTTTGCCTTCCCCGTCATCAAGCCCTATGACATGGTGTTATTGATCTCCAACTCATTGGTAGAAGCCAATAAGGTTGAAACTGCCCCTACCAATTACAACTTGAGAGTGGTGGAGTTTGCAGTGGCTGCGGAGCTTTTGGCAAAGCGCGCAGACTTGAAGCTCGTCGCTGATTCTAGTTTAGGAACCGGAACCTTCAGAGGATTCTTGGACAATTACTGTGAACAGAAGTTGGGATGGCCACATTGGGATGGCCACAACATCGACCAAGCCCTCAAGATGTTTGAAGCAATCTTGCAAgtggttgaagaattgtacactccagaagaaagagacGGCTTCACCACCGAAGAAGCTGCAACTGATCTTGGTCTTACCACTGAACAATTCACCCAAAGGTACTTGAGCAAGTACCCAGTCAGGTACGAAAAAATGAAGTTGTACATCAGATCCAAGCATGTTTTCACCGAATCAATGAACGTGTTCAgagtgttgaagttgcttTCGAGTGAACCAAAACCCACTTTTTTGCAAGAGTTGGGacaaatcatcaatgaCTCCCAGTACACTTGTGCCCATGGAGTGCAAAACTCGACTGCTGATATCGACCAGATCTGTGATATTGCTTTGAAGAACGGGTCGTACGGGTCTAGAGTTACTGGTGCTGGATTTGGAGGTTCGGTGGTCCACATCACTACTACCGATAAAATCGACCAGTTGACCAAGGCTTTGACCGAACAGTACTATCAAAAGAACTTCCCAGGAATTACTCAGGAGACCTTGGACAGTGCATTGATCATCACCAAGCCTTCTGCTGGTGCTTCGCTTGTAGAGTTGTAG
- the CNH1 gene encoding Na+/H+ antiporter (EggNog:ENOG503NU9A; COG:P) — MVWSQLELEDSHIAYACVGVFCTLFSLVSLFVKEKLYIGEATVASIAGLILGPHCLNWFDPLSWGESEVITLEISRIVLCVQIVAVAVELPKKYMKKHWLSVAILLLPVMTAGWLTVGLFVWVLIPHFSFSEALLVSACVTATDPVLAAAVVGKGKFAERVPGHLRNLLSAESGCNDGMAFPFIFLSLNLLIHPGNAGEIAKDWILNTILYQCVFGCILGGVLGYALRKLVALAERRNIIDRESFLAFFVFLAFNSAGFGSILGVDDLLVSFAAGTAFGWNGDFAKKTEESHVSTVIDLIINLAFFVYFGAIIPWEEFNNAALGLNVWRLVVLAFVIIFLRRLPAVVALKPFTPDIKSWREAIFCGHFGPIGVGAIFAVILARKDLEEHYIHESSLLDTELGEEVPYHQLLNTLWPITNFIVITSIVVHGSSVAVLTLGKRLNRMAITMTFTNTTANEESPNWLSRLQKLERSTTSFSLHRVDSDATTLGPSGLSEDDTERLRHTETIETSGIKYRPAGGARRKKQRRKRKSRKSNLIKTLSGRSHDGRVEEVVSPDRPRPPNQFLQLGKPSTTLTSDHTDKLDDDEDADEEFQPTTSESSPQSKEHHNVEATAFQEGSNIVIEDTDGEVIESLAIKQGKQHGQRENGTDITSLHSMESLQRHMTQLSSASDESSSQVSKSENSQMPGIMRTITGDSRKAYYKRDDPSHRKVYAHQIDDVLLIENEDGDIIRKYKVSRHHAKSESNRSRSTSYVDKALSLVGIKKSAPISEEPDLEKSEQFITPEYDSGAPELQNRKVEQQVENHLHKVLSNKRKNSAVIPIPEIREPPVEEEEEEEEEEDEEASEDSEFDDSEDDDDDDLEETEVERTRRLAALGQLSANRDEDDEEE, encoded by the exons ATGGTGTGGTCACAGCTCGAG TTGGAAGACTCGCATATCGCCTATGCATGTGTAGGGGTCTTTTGTACCCTCTTTTCCCTCGTTTCCTTATTTGTGAAAGAAAAGTTATACATCGGTGAAGCTACCGTTGCTAGTATCGCCGGATTAATTCTAGGTCCACACTGTCTAAACTGGTTCGATCCGCTATCGTGGGGTGAATCCGAGGTTATCACATTGGAGATTAGTCGAATCGTCTTGTGTGTACAAATCGTGGCGGTGGCGGTCGAATTGCCAAAGAAGTATATGAAGAAACATTGGCTTTCAGTTGCAATCCTTCTATTACCAGTGATGACCGCTGGTTGGTTGACAGTGGGTCTTTTTGTGTGGGTATTAATCCCACATTTCTCCTTTTCTGAAGCTTTGCTTGTCAGTGCCTGTGTCACTGCAACCGACCCGGTGTTGGCAGCAGCTGTGGTGGGTAAAGGAAAGTTCGCTGAAAGAGTCCCAGGCCATTTGAGAAATTTACTTTCTGCGGAGTCTGGATGTAACGATGGAATGGCTTTCCccttcattttcttgtCGTTGAACTTATTGATTCATCCTGGTAATGCCGGTGAAATTGCCAAGGATTGGATCTTGAACACCATTTTATACCAGTGTGTATTTGGATGCATACTAGGTGGTGTTTTGGGTTACGCCTTGAGAAAATTGGTTGCATTAGCTGAGCGGAGGAATATCATTGATAGAGAGTCGTTCTTGGCGTtttttgtgtttttggCCTTCAATTCTGCCGGGTTTGGTTCCAttcttggggttgatgACTTATTGGTGTCTTTCGCAGCTGGTACCGCTTTTGGTTGGAATGGTGATTTTGCTAAGAAAACTGAAGAGTCTCATGTTTCTACTGTTATAGATTTGATTATCAATTTGGCATTTTTCGTATATTTTGGTGCCATAATCCCTTGGGAAGAATTCAACAATGCTGCCTTGGGCTTGAACGTTTGGcggttggtggtgttggcaTTCGTGATTATCtttttgagaagattgCCTGCTGTTGTGGCATTAAAACCATTTACACCAGACATAAAGAGTTGGAGAGAGGCCATTTTCTGTGGCCATTTTGGTCCGATTGGAGTGGGTGCAATTTTTGCGGTTATTTTGGCTCGtaaagacttggaagaacATTACATCCATGAAAGCTCCCTTTTGGATACAGAACTAGGTGAGGAAGTACCGTATCACCAGTTATTGAATACCCTCTGGCCAATAACCAATTTCATTGTTATCACATCTATTGTTGTGCACGGTTCTTCAGTTGCAGTCTTAACCCTTGGTAAACGATTGAATAGAATGGCCATTACGATGACATTTACTAATACCACTGCCAATGAAGAAAGCCCCAATTGGCTATCacggttgcaaaaattgGAAAGAAGCACTACATCTTTCTCCTTGCATAGAGTCGACAGTGACGCTACAACATTGGGTCCTTCTGGTCTTAGTGAGGATGATACCGAACGTCTTAGACATACTGAAACCATTGAGACGAGTGGTATTAAATATAGACCTGCTGGAGGtgccagaagaaagaagcagagaaggaagagaaagagTCGGAAAAGTAATCTTATTAAGACACTTTCAGGACGTTCTCATGACGGCCGTGTGGAAGAAGTCGTATCTCCAGATAGACCAAGACCTCCGAATCAATTCTTACAATTGGGAAAACCTTCTACAACGCTTACAAGTGATCATACCGATAAActtgatgacgatgaagatgctgaTGAAGAGTTTCAACCTACTACTTCAGAATCGTCTCCTCAGTCGAAAGAGCACCATAATGTTGAGGCAACTGCCTTCCAAGAAGGATCGAATATTGTCATTGAGGACACGGATGGAGAAGTCATTGAGCTGTTGGCGATTAAACAAGGTAAACAGCATGGGCAGCGCGAAAACGGAACCGATATCACTAGTCTTCATTCTATGGAATCTTTACAACGTCATATGACACAGTTATCTTCTGCAAGCGACGAGTCGTCAAGCCAAGTTTCAAAATCTGAAAATTCGCAGATGCCAGGTATCATGAGAACTATTACTGGTGATAGCAGAAAAGCGTATTACAAGAGAGATGATCCTAGTCATAGGAAAGTTTATGCTCATCAGATTGATGATGTTTTATTGATTGAGAACGAGGATGGTGATATCATAAGAAAGTATAAGGTCAGCAGACATCATGCGAAGTCTGAAAGCAACAGAAGCAGATCCACCTCGTATGTCGATAAGGCCTTGTCGCTCGTTGGTATCAAGAAATCGGCCCCAATATCAGAAGAACCCgacttggagaagtctGAGCAGTTCATTACTCCAGAATACGATTCTGGAGCTCCGGAACTTCAAAACAGGAAGGTAGAACAGCAGGTCgaaaatcatcttcataaAGTGCTATCAAACAAACGCAAGAACTCTGCGGTCATTCCTATTCCCGAAATACGTGAACCtcctgttgaagaagaagaagaagaggaagaagaagaggacGAGGAAGCTTCTGAAGATTCCGAATTCGATGACTCtgaagacgatgacgacgatgacttggaagaaactgaagttgaaagaacaAGACGTCTTGCTGCATTGGGCCAATTATCTGCTAATagagatgaagatgacgaagaggaATAG
- the ATG5 gene encoding autophagy protein 5 (COG:U; EggNog:ENOG503P5XP): MTEVLKIRHKLWNGSINVRIEFDDGSPEPKEYLLTVPRVSYLPIHFKDMVLYFRNFGPVQEPIWLEYNGIPLKWNLPVGVLYDYYHLPKILDRRHQLPILELTVRSGSKWPGDLIPFDYKGEIDYEKTMCDNFFNQLKQSSFVANGNSKLVMNLSKDNSTRLWQSIVSHDLNEYENLNKKILPKRVSKFPIKIYLPGTPIIQLPIALNDEFGHILDQFPGFDAYIHGIQVNNIRSLEIAELWRVFRHSDNFLYIVMV, from the coding sequence ATGACTGAGGTTCTTAAGATAAGACATAAACTCTGGAACGGCTCAATCAATGTTCGAATCGAGTTCGACGATGGGTCTCCCGAGCCCAAGGAATACTTATTGACGGTACCCAGAGTTTCATATCTCCCGATACATTTCAAAGATATGGTTCTATACTTCCGGAACTTTGGCCCTGTTCAAGAGCCCATCTGGCTAGAATACAACGGTATTCCTTTAAAGTGGAATTTGCCCGTCGGAGTGCTCTACGACTACTATCACCTTCCCAAAATCCTCGACAGGCGCCATCAGCTTCCCATTCTCGAACTAACAGTGAGGTCTGGATCCAAGTGGCCAGGTGACCTAATACCATTTGATTATAAGGGAGAAATAGATTACGAAAAGACCATGTGTGAcaattttttcaaccaGCTCAAACAGAGCAGCTTTGTGGCCAACGGtaactccaagttggtgatgaattTGAGCAAAGATAACTCCACCCGGCTCTGGCAGTCTATTGTGAGTCACGACTTAAACGAGTATGAAAACTTaaacaagaagattctCCCGAAAAGAGTCTCTAAGTTCCCCATCAAGATATACTTGCCAGGCACTCCAATCATACAGCTCCCAATAGCGCTTAATGACGAGTTTGGTCATATCTTGGACCAGTTTCCGGGATTTGATGCGTATATTCATGGAATTCAAGTGAACAATATCCGTCTGCTTGAAATAGCGGAGCTTTGGCGGGTGTTCAGACACCTGGACAACTTTTTGTATATAGTAATGGTGTAA